The genomic stretch ATCATTAGAAGAGTTAGCTAATAATGAAATTAAATGTGACGAAATCTATACATATTTAATAGGGGTAATTGGACTTAATACAAATGTAAAAACAAAATCCACAGAAATATTACAAAGCTACAAAAGAAAAATGCTAAACATTAGTGATAATCTAAGACAAAATATAAGAAATAATTATTTTAAAATAACAAATACAGATATAAAAAACATCTCTGAAAAAGTACTATACCAACTAAAACAAAAAAACAGCATCACATCTCTTGTTAGCAATACAATCTATGAGAATGACAAAACAAAGATAGAAAAATTTATTGGCAAAAAATATAGGGTAAAAAAAATATATTAAAAACAACAAAAAATAAAAAAATATTAATTAAGCTTTTTTATATTTTTTGTTAAATTTGTCAATTCTACCTGCCGCATCCACAAATTTTTGCTGACCTGTATAAAAAGGATGTGACTTACTTGAAATCTCAACAGTAATTAATGGATATTCTTTATTATCACTATACTTAATTACTTCTTTTGACGTTAAAGTTGAT from Borrelia duttonii Ly encodes the following:
- a CDS encoding type B 50S ribosomal protein L31; the protein is MKKDIHPVSNLVVFKDGANGAMFLTRSTLTSKEVIKYSDNKEYPLITVEISSKSHPFYTGQQKFVDAAGRIDKFNKKYKKA